A single region of the Myripristis murdjan chromosome 3, fMyrMur1.1, whole genome shotgun sequence genome encodes:
- the LOC115380062 gene encoding potassium-transporting ATPase subunit beta gives MATLKEKRTCGQRCEDFGRFVWNSENGTLMGRTPEKWVYISLYYVAFYVVMTGLFSLSIWVLMYTLSPYAPDYQDRLKSPGVMAWPDTYGEEILEIIYNTSDKASWKKMSNCLHDFLKPYNDTKQLECNHHNCTKGKYFIQKTFSAPDHTKWACPFTQSMLGPCSGLEDPTFGYNCTMPCVIIKMNRIIDFLPSNQTDHPPYVNCTMLEGHENVAKIEYFPENGIMDLSYFPYYGRLAQPTYVNPLVAVRFSLIGKKKAKIQCRVVSDKISYQNFYDPYEGKVIFDIQALK, from the exons ATGGCCACCTTGAAGGAGAAGAGGACTTGTGGCCAGCGCTGCGAAGACTTTGGACGTTTCGTCTGGAACTCAGAGAATGGAACGTTAATGGGAAGAACACCTGAGAAATGGG TGTACATCAGTCTATATTATGTGGCCTTCTACGTGGTCATGACAGGACTCTTTTCTCTGTCCATCTGGGTGCTCATGTACACGTTGAGCCCTTACGCCCCGGACTATCAAGACCGGCTCAAGTCTCCGG GGGTGATGGCGTGGCCGGACACCTACGGAGAGGAGATTCTTGAAATCATCTACAACACATCGGACAAGGCCAGCTGGAAGAAGATGTCCAACTGCCTTCATGACTTCCTGAAGC CATACAACGACACCAAGCAGCTGGAATGTAATCACCACAACTGCACCAAGGGGAAGTATTTCATCCAGAAGACCTTTTCTGCCCCTGATCACACCAAGTGGGCCTGCCCCTTCACCCAGAGCATGCTGGGACCCTGCTCGGGACTTGAGGACCCAACATTCGGCTACAACTGCACCATGCCTTGCGTCATCATTAAGATGAACAGG ATCATTGATTTTCTTCCCTCCAATCAGACTGACCATCCCCCATATGTCAACTGCACCATGCTG GAGGGACATGAAAATGTGGCAAAAATTGAGTATTTCCCAGAGAACGGAATAATGGACCTATCTTATTTCCCTTACTACGGCAGGCTGGCACAG CCCACCTACGTGAACCCGTTGGTGGCGGTTCGGTTCAGCCTGATCGGGAAGAAGAAAGCCAAGATCCAGTGCAGAGTCGTTTCCGACAAGATCAGCTATCAAAACTTCTACGACCCCTACGAGGGAAAAGTCATCTTCGACATCCAAGCTCTGAAATGA
- the grk1a gene encoding rhodopsin kinase GRK1, protein MELGGMSSVVANSAYLSARGRGSIDISAQLAANREKKYHSRLKLPHITVCEGLRETLDLGFQTVCVEQPIGKRLFQEFLASNDEYKGPCHLWKDIGEYNMAEDKDRAEIASTILSCYMEPNGKEFCPFLPENGITKVKEKHQDAGDDLFKETLDSVMDFLKEVPYTVFLESMYLKRFLQWKWLETQPVGEDWFLDFRVLGKGGFGEVTACKMRATGKLYACKKLNKKRLKKRKGYEGAMVEKKILSIVHSRFIVSLAYAYQSVREICLVMTIMNGGDLRYHIYNVDEENPGFEEPRACFYAAQIIQGLEHLHQKRIIFRDLKPENVLLDTAGNVRISDLGLAVMLPDDQPKIKGYAGTIGFMAPELLNGEEYDYTVDYFTLGVTLYEFMAAKGPFRTRGEKVEKKEVKKRILNDAVTYPEKFSEDARSICEALLNKDPDMRAGFKDGSCDELRSHPFFSKINWRLLNAGVIPPPFTPDPRRVYAKATYELGAFSTVRGIQLEYPDKLFYDEFATGNMPIPWQEEMIEAGIYRELTVWGPDGTLPKDLCRDCIPEPPKSSLCSIS, encoded by the exons ATGGAGCTTGGTGGCATGTCATCAGTGGTGGCCAACTCTGCCTACCTCTCAGCCCGTGGACGTGGGAGCATTGATATTTCCGCCCAACTAGCTGCCAACCGGGAGAAGAAGTACCATTCCCGCCTCAAGCTGCCACATATCACAGTGTGTGAAGGTCTGAGGGAGACTTTAGACCTTGGTTTCCAAACAGTATGTGTGGAGCAGCCCATTGGCAAGCGTCTTTTCCAGGAATTCCTTGCATCCAATGATGAGTATAAGGGCCCTTGTCATCTGTGGAAGGACATTGGGGAATACAACATGGCTGAGGACAAGGACCGTGCAGAAATAGCAAGCACAATCTTGTCCTGCTACATGGAACCCAATGGCAAGGAATTTTGCCCCTTCCTGCCAGAGAACGGCATCACAAAAGTGAAGGAGAAACACCAGGACGCTGGAGATGACCTTTTTAAAGAGACACTGGACAGTGTGATGGACTTCCTCAAGGAAGTGCCCTACACCGTCTTCCTGGAGAGTATGTACCTCAAGAGGTTTCTGCAGTGGAAGTGGCTGGAGACACAACCTGTGGGAGAGGATTGGTTTCTGGACTTCCGTGTGTTAGGGAAGGGCGGCTTTGGGGAAGTAACTGCCTGCAAGATGAGAGCCACAGGGAAACTGTATGCTTGCAAAAAGCTCAACAAGAAGAggctgaagaagaggaagggatATGAG GGGGCAATGGTTGAGAAGAAGATCCTGTCCATTGTCCACAGTAGATTCATCGTCTCCTTGGCTTATGCCTATCAGTCAGTGAGAGAGATCTGTCTGGTCATGACCATCATGAATGGAGGAGACCTGAG GTATCACATCTATAATGTGGATGAGGAGAACCCAGGGTTTGAAGAGCCCCGGGCCTGTTTCTATGCTGCTCAGATCATCCAGGGCCTGGAGCACCTCCACCAGAAGAGAATTATCTTTAGAGACCTGAAACCAGAGAATGTGCTACTAGATACTGCAG GTAATGTCCGTATCTCTGACCTTGGTCTGGCTGTAATGCTGCCTGATGATCAGCCCAAAATCAAAGGCTACGCTGGGACTATAG GTTTCATGGCACCAGAGCTGCTGAATGGGGAGGAATATGACTACACTGTTGATTATTTCACCCTGGGCGTCACTCTGTACGAGTTCATGGCAGCCAAGGGACCCTTCAGGACTCGCGGGGAGAAG gtggagaagaaggaggtgaAGAAACGCATTCTGAACGATGCAGTGACGTATCCAGAGAAGTTCAGCGAGGACGCCCGCTCCATCTGCGAGGCTCTGCTCAACAAAGACCCAGACATGCGGGCCGGCTTCAAGGACGGTTCATGTGACGAGCTCAGGTCGCATCCATTCTTCAGCAAAATCAACTGGAGGTTGCTGAAcgcag GGGtcattcctcctcctttcacgCCAGACCCCAGGAGAGTTTATGCCAAGGCCACATACGAGCTCGGGGCCTTCTCCACGGTCAGAGGGATTCAGCTGGAGTACCCAGACAAGTTGTTCTATGACGAGTTTGCCACGGGGAACATGCCCATCCCGTGGCAGGAAGAGATGATTGAGGCAGGGATCTATCGTGAGCTCACAGTTTGGGGCCCCGACGGGACCCTGCCCAAGGACCTGTGCCGTGACTGCATCCCCGAGCCGCCCAAGTCCTCCTTATGCAGCATATCAtaa